The Bacteroidales bacterium genome contains the following window.
TAAATGAAACATTTCCTTCTTTAAACTGTCCTGAGAATTTATTATTAGTTATTTCAACAGTTTTTTTTATAACATTTGTATTGAAAGCTCCACACAACCCCTTGTTTGATGTAATTACAACAATTAAAATTTTATTAAGTTCTCTTTGCTCACCGTAAATATTTTCTTTATTCGATTCTAATGATTCACTTACGTTTGATAAAATTTCATGCAATTTGTTTGCATAAGGCCGTATTTGGATTATTGCATCCTGTGCCTTTTTTAATTTCGCAGCAGCTACCATTTTCATAGCACTGGTAATCTGTTTTGTAGTAGCTACCGAAGACAATCTTGTTCTAACTTCCTTTAAATTGGCCATATATACACTTAAATTAATTTTCAGAAACCCGAAGCAGACAATTGTATAATTTTCAAGCTTTTATTTAATTTATTTATATTAAAGTAAAAAGTTGACAATTATACTTTAAACAGTCATTAATTGTCATTAAGTCATTTATAGTCATTCATTGTTTAAAACAATATAATTACAGTGAAACGAATGACACGAATTTAATGACGTGAAGCAAATGACAAATAATAAAACGCAATCTATGTCCTAAAGCAATATAACAGTAAGCAAAAATTGTCAATTGTTTATTGTCAACTTATAACATTATTCTCTGTATTTATTTAATGTTTCTTCTGCAACATCTTCAAGGGTTTTTGTAATTTCATCAGTAACTACACCCTTTGATAATTCATGTAATATTTCTTTGTGTTTTAAACGCAATATTTCTAAATAATCTTCTTCAAATTCTTTAACTTTTTTAACAGGAACATCAGACAACAAACCTTTTGTTCCACAATAAATTATAGCAATCTGTTCTTCTACTTTCATAGGAGAATATTGATTTTGCTTAAGTATTTCTACATTTTTTACTCCCTTATTAATAATAGCAAGAGTTGCAGCGTCAAGGTCGGAGCCGAATTTTGCAAATGCTTCTAATTCACGATATTGTGCCTGGTCAAGTTTTAATGTTCCTGCAATTTTTTTCATCGCTTTTATCTGGGCGTTTCCTCCTACACGCGAAACAGAAATACCAACATTAATGGCAGGTCTTATTCCTGCATTAAATAAATTTGATTCAAGAAAAATTTGCCCATCAGTAATTGAAATAACATTAGTTGGAATATATGCCGAAACGTCTCCTGCCTGAGTTTCGATAATAGGTAAAGCTGTTAATGAACCACCTCCCTTTACCAGATGTTTTATAGATTCGGGCAGGTCATTCATTGTGGCAGCAATTTTATCTGATTCAATTATCTTAGCTGCTCTTTCCAGTAATCTTGAGTGTAAATAAAATACGTCTCCGGGATATGCTTCGCGTCCGGGTGGTCGTCTTAATAATAATGAAACTTCACGATACGATACAGCTTGTTTAGATAAATCATCATATATTACTAATGCGGACCTTCCTGTATCTCTGAAAAATTCACCAATAGCAGCTCCTGCAAAAGGAGCATAAAATTGTAAAGCGGCAGGATCAGCAGCAGTTGCAGAAACAATTACAGTATAATCCATTGCCCCGTGCTTTTTAAGGGTTTTTGCAATTTGTGCAACTGTTGAACCTTTTTGTCCTATTGCAACATAAATACAATAAACAGGTTCTCCCTTATCGTAAAATTCTTTTTGATTAATAATAGCATCAATTGCTATGGCAGTTTTTCCTGTTTGCCTGTCTCCAATTATTAATTCTCTTTGTCCTTTGCCAATTGGTATCATAGCATCAATTGCCTTGATTCCTGTTTGTATTGGCTCTTTAACAGGTTGACGAAATATTACACCCGGAGCTTTTCTTTCGAAAGGCAGTTCATATAGTTTTCCCTGAATATTTCCTTTTCCGTCAATTGGTTCGCCAAGAGTATTAATTACTCTTCCCAAAAGTCCTTCTCCAACATCAATTGAAGATATTTTTCCTGTTCGTTTTACAATATCTCCTTCTTTAATTTTTTCTGACGGACCCAATAATACTAACCCAACATTATCTTCTTCAAGGTTTAAAACGATACCCTTCATTCCATTCTCAAATTCTACCAATTCATTTGCTTTGACATTAGCAAGTCCATAAACACGTGCAATTCCATCGCCTACCTGTAAAACCGAACCAACTTCTTCAAATTTAGCTTCGGTTTTAAATTCTTCGATTTGTTGTTTAAGTATTTGTGAAACTTCTGCCGGTTTTAAATCTGCCATGTTATTTTATTTATAATTAATGTTTTGTTATTATTTTAATGTCTTAAATAACAGTAGTTTATTTATCAATTGAAGTATTAATTAGTTTTTGTTTAATATTCTTTAGTTTTGTTGATATACTTGCATCAATTTGTTTATCTTCAATTCTAAGAATAAAACCTCCTAAAATATCTTTATCTACTTTTTCAGATAATTCTATTTCAGTTTTAAGGCTTTTTTTTATTTGGTCAATAATTTTTGTTTTTAAATCTTTGTCTAATTCAACTGCGCTTGTTAATACTACTGTTTTGATTCCTTTTGATTTTTTATAAAAATCAATAAAATTTAGTGAAATAAGTTTTAAATAATTATCTCTTCTGTTTTTAATTACAAGCTTTAAAAATGAAAGAGAAATATCATTAATTTTATTTTTAAAAATTGTATTTATTATTGATAATTTCTTAGATGGTTTTATAACAGGACTTTCAAGCAATAAAGAAAATTCATCAATATCATTACAGACAGAATAAACCAAAGTCATATCTTTTTTAATATCATCAAGCAATTGTTTCTCTTTAGCAAGAGAAAACAATGCTTTAGCATATCTGACCGTAATTTTACTATCGTTCATTAATTCAGGAAGTTTAATTTATTTTTACATCTTTTAACAAATCGTTAATCAATGTTTTTTGTTCGTTTTCTTTACTTAGATTTTTGGTAATAAGTTTTTCGGCAATTTCAACTGAAAGAACAGCTATTTGATTTTTCATTTCTTCTATTGCTGCCTTTTTTTCATTTTGAATATTTTGCCTTGCAGATTCAACAATTTTGGCAGTTTCTTCTGTTGCATTTTCTTTGGCTTCTTTTATTATTGCATCCTTTAAATCTTTTGCCTCTTTTATTAATTTATCTCTGTCTTTTTTTGCTTCGGCAATTATTTTTTCGTTACCGGCTTTTAAATTTGCCATTTCTTCTTTTGCTTTTTCAGCAGATTCTAATGCTTCTTTAATAGAATTTTCTCTTTCCTTTAAAGCAAAAAGAATAGGTTTCCATGCAAATTTCTTTAAAATAAACAATACAATAAAAAACACTATAAGCATCCAGAAAATGAGATTCCCATGAGCAGTTACGAGGTCCATAAAAAATAATTTAAAAAAAATTAAAAAAAATACCTGCAAATCAACCAAGCGTTAATTCACAGGTAATACTCTTTTTAACCAAGAGCAATTAACAAACAAACAACAATAGCAAAGAATGCAACGCCTTCAATTAATGCAGCAGCAATAATCATATTTGTACGAATATCACCTGCTGCTTCTGGTTGACGTGCAATAGCTTCTAAAGCACTACTACCAATACTGCCAATTCCATAAGCAGCACCAAGTACTCCAATACCGGCACCGATAGCGGCTCCCACTTTAGCAAATGCAATGTTTGCTATAGCTTGTAAAATAATAGATAAAGTAATCATAATATATATATTTGGTTATAAAAAAAAACAATCTTTTAATGATGCTCTTCCACAGCCATGCCAAAATACAGAGCAGAAAGCAAGGTAAATACATATGCCTGGATAAATGCAACTAATAATTCTAAAAACGTCATAAATATTGTAAATGCTACAGATAAAACAGAAATACCATATCCTGAATAAACACTAATGTTTCCAAAAACAAATATCAAACTAAAAAAACCCATGGTAATAATATGCCCTGCTGAAATGTTTGCAAAAAGCCGTACCATTAATACAAAGGGTTTAGTGAGCATTCCCAACAATTCAATAAAAGGCATTAATGGCAACGGAATTTTAAGCCACCAAGGAACACCCGGTGTATTGAAAATATGTTTCCAATAAACTTTGTTTCCATTAATAGTTATTATAATAAAAGTAAAAAATGCAAGAACAAATGTTACTGCAATATTCCCGGTAATATTTGCTCCAAACGGGAAAATCGGAATAAGTCCCAACATATTATTTATCCATATAAAGAAAAATACAGAAAGTAAAAATGGCAGGAATTTTTCGTATTTTTTTTCTCCTATTGCAGGTTTTGCTATATCATCCCTGACGAACAAAATAATAGGCTCAAATAAATTTTGAAATCCACTGGGAGCTTTGTTTACATTTTTTTTATATTTATTTGCTATAGATATAAATATCCATAATAAAATTATTATACTAACAAAAATAGCTGCTACATTTTTTGTTATTGAGATATCTATTGGTTTTTGTATTGTTCCGTCTTCTAATGTTTCAATAATTCTTCCTTTATCTGTTCCCTCTTGGGCAATTGAAAAATTTTTATATGAGCTATGTCCATGATGAAAACGATTTGAGAAAAAAACATTAAATCCTGAATTATTACTATAAACTAAAATTAGTAAAGGCACAGTTATATGTGTTTCTCCAATTGTTGTTATGTGCCATTCATACGAATCGCCAATATGTTCTATAATAAACGAACCAGGGTCAAATTTTTCGGTGTGGTGAGTATCTTCTTTTTTATCTTTATGCCCTTCGGATGCATACAGGAACGTAGAACCTGAAAGAAATAATACAATAAAAATTACTTTGATAATATTTCCAAACATTTAAAAATATATTTATCTCAAACAAATTTAATAAAAATATTATTAAACTGGTTTTTTTTGAAAGAAATAAATCAAGATTGTTTTTTTAAATAATTTACAATGGAAAATACTTCAAAGGCAGTATATATAAAATATAAAATAATAAAAACTATTGTAAATGGAATAATATTATTTTTTATTACTAATAAATAAAAAATTATTATCAGGAAATAAACAATTAGCTTAAATGTTAATAAGAGCATGAAGATTGAAGAAAATTGTGATATTCGCTTTTTTGATGATTTTAATAAAATATAATGAACAGTAATTGTAAATAAATAAAAGAAGAATAATAAATATAAACAAACAGGAATATAATATTCTTTTAAAATTGTGTTAAAAACAATTAATCCGATAAAAAGCAACACAATGGATAATATGCTTATTTGTTTGATAAAATTTTTTAGAGCAGGAATCATTAAGTAATTATAAGTAACTTTTTAATAAATTATGGTAAATCAATTTTTCTTAGCTTGTCCATTGCTATTTTGAACAATAGAACATTCGAACATTTGAACAATAAAATGAAGAAGTTTGTTTTTTTGACGTTTTATTAATTCTTTCAAATAAACTTTCATTTTGTGTAGAAAGTCGCTTTTTGATTCAGCACTTTTTGCTTCGCTATAATTCAATGACGGAGATGTTCTTTATCGTAAAAGTTGTCCTCTGAGATTCGTAAGTGATTTTGTATAAGACAAATTTTCAACAAAGATAATTTATTGCCACAGCAAAATCTATCAGTCGTTCTTCAATGTCAAATTTCTTTTCGTTTATTTTTACTTCGCTATTCTTAATTCTATTGTTCAAATGTTCTATTGTTCGGTTTAACTATCTGCCACAACTTATTGAGAAGTTTATTATTTTAAAAAATCCTTTATTGCATAATACATTGCAATAAATACTCCGAGAATGGAAAATACAGCAGTAAATACGGGGTAATCCCATGATAAATATTCATCTAACTTAATTCCTCCGAAAACACTTAGTAATATAATAGCAATCATCTGAAAAGCGATACTGGAATATTTAACAGAATTACTTAACTGCTTTTTTTCTTTTTCATGTTTATAATTTTCTTTTTTCTTCACTTAAAGGAGTTGGTGTATTGTCTTTCATATTACAAGAACCCGAGAAGTTAGCACCCGGTTCTATAGAAAGCTTGTTAGTGATAATGTCACCGAAAATATTAGCAGTTAATTTAAGACTTAATAATTCAGAAACTTTAATTTTTCCTTCTATTTTCCCTGAAATATCAGCATTTTTACAATCAACTTCTCCATTAATACTGCCTGTTTGGCCAACAACAACTTTACCTTTTGTAATTAGGTTTCCTTTTAAACCACCATCAATTCTAATATCACCATTTGAATTAATGTCACCGCTAATCATTGTTCCTGTACCTATAAGATTAATTGTTTTGGTTTCTGTTTCGTTAATTTTTGCCATTTTAAAATTTCTTAAAGAATATATTATTTTTTATTTCACTGATTAATTACAAAACTATTTATTATATGCCCATTTCAAATAAATTGAGCCCCATGTAAAACCTCCGCCAAATGCAGCAAGAACAATATTATCGCCTTTTTTCAATTTGTCTTCCCATTCCCATAAACATAAAGGAATAGTAGCATTAGTTGTGTTGCCGTATTTGTAAATATTTATCATTACTTGTTCCTTTTTTATTCCCATTCTTCTTGCTACAGCTTCAATTATTCTTAAATTAGCCTGATGTGGAACTAACCATGTTAATTCATCCGGTTTAATATTGTTTTTCTGCATTATTTCAACGGAAACATCAGCCATTTTTGAAACTGCAAATTTAAAAACGGGTTGTCCTTCCTGATAAATATAATGTTCTCTGGCATCAACAGTTTCATGAGATGATGGTTTAACCGACCCACCTGCTTTTTGATGAAGATATTTTCTTCCTGTGCCATCAACCTGAAAAATATTATCAATAATTCCATAACCATTTGTACCGGGTTCAAGAAGAACTGCTCCTGCGCCATCACCAAATATAACACAAGTTTGTCTGTCCTGATAATCAACTATTGACGACATTTTATCTGCACCAACAACTATAACTTTTTTAAATTGTCCTGACTCTATGTATTTTGATGCAGTTATTAAAGCATAAATAAAACCGGAACAAGCTGCATTCATATCAAAACTAAAAGCATTTTTAATACCGACTTTATCACTAATTATATTTGCCGTAGCCGGAAATAGCATATCGGGTGTAACTGTAGAACAAATTAAAAGTTCAACTTCATCAGGAGATGTATTTGTTTTTTTCAAAAGTTTTTTAACAGCTATTTCAGCCATATCAGAAGTTCCTTTACCTTCTCCTTTTAAAATATGTCTTTCAATTATTCCTGTTCTTGTCAATATCCACTCCTCAGAAGTGTCAACCATTGTTTCCAACTCCTTATTGTTTAGAATGTATTCAGGAACATATGCTTCTATTCCTGTAATTGTTGCATTAATTTTATTCATCATATAAAATATTCTTTAATTTTTTCTGATAATTTTGCTTCAACAATATCTTTAGTATGTATTATTAAATTTTTTATTGCAACAGAATTGGAAATTCCATGTCCTATTGTAACAACAGAATTTATGCCGAGAATTGGAGTTCCTCCATAATTTTCAAAATTAAATCTATCAAAATATTCGTCAGAGATACCTCTTTTTTTAATACTCGAATAAAAAGCTTCTGCCTCTTTTAAAACTACATTTCCTGTAAATCCGTCACAAATTATTACGTTTACTTTATCATAGTTAAAAATATCGTTTCCTTCAACATTTCCGATAAAATTAAAATCTTTTGTGTCTTTCATAAGCTCGTATGTTGCTTTTGTTAAAAGACTTCCTTTTTCTTCTTCTGAACCGATATTTAGTAATCCAATCTTAGGATTTTTAATGTTATATACATTTTCAGCATAAACCGAACCCAATACTGCATATTGATAAAGAATATCAGGTCTGCAATCAGGATTGATACCTACATCAAGTATTAGGGTAAAATTACCATTTTCTTGTGGTAATATTCCTGATATACAGGGTCTGATAACCCCTGGTATTGATTTAATTGTAAACATTGCACCAACCAACATAGCTCCGGTATTTCCGGCACTTGCAAAACCGTCAATTTTTTTTGATGCAAGAAGTTTAAATCCTTTTACAATACTGGAGTCAGTTTTTTTTGCATAGGTTTTTGCCGGATGTTCTCCCATACCAATAACTTCGCTAGTTGGAACAATTTCAAAATCTAAAGATTCCGCTTTTTCTTTCTTTAATATATTAACTATTTTTTCTTCATCTCCAATAAGAACCATTTTAATATTTTCGGGCAATTTTTCATAAGCCATTATTGCCCCTAAAACAGTTGCTTCGGGAGCAAAATCACCTCCCATAATATCAACGCCTATTTTCATAAGATAAATTTAGTTATAAAAAAAACGTATAAATTATACAGCTACCTGTTTTTCAATCGCAGGTTTTCCCCTGTAATAACCACATTCGGGACAAACTCTGTGATATAATACTGTTGCATTACAATTAGAACATATAGCTAATGTTGGTACAGTAGCTTTATAATGAGTTCGTCTTTTGTTTCTTCTTTGTTTTGATATTTTTCTTTTTGGATGTGCCATTTTATAAAATTATTTAATTAAATCTTTTAATTTATTCCAGTTGTTATTAATATTATTATTCAATTTTTTATATGATAATTCTTCAATTTTCTTTAACATTTCTTTATTACACAAACTATTTCCGTTATCATCGTCAGGGTGAACACGTTTT
Protein-coding sequences here:
- the atpF gene encoding F0F1 ATP synthase subunit B; this translates as MDLVTAHGNLIFWMLIVFFIVLFILKKFAWKPILFALKERENSIKEALESAEKAKEEMANLKAGNEKIIAEAKKDRDKLIKEAKDLKDAIIKEAKENATEETAKIVESARQNIQNEKKAAIEEMKNQIAVLSVEIAEKLITKNLSKENEQKTLINDLLKDVKIN
- the atpA gene encoding F0F1 ATP synthase subunit alpha; translated protein: MADLKPAEVSQILKQQIEEFKTEAKFEEVGSVLQVGDGIARVYGLANVKANELVEFENGMKGIVLNLEEDNVGLVLLGPSEKIKEGDIVKRTGKISSIDVGEGLLGRVINTLGEPIDGKGNIQGKLYELPFERKAPGVIFRQPVKEPIQTGIKAIDAMIPIGKGQRELIIGDRQTGKTAIAIDAIINQKEFYDKGEPVYCIYVAIGQKGSTVAQIAKTLKKHGAMDYTVIVSATAADPAALQFYAPFAGAAIGEFFRDTGRSALVIYDDLSKQAVSYREVSLLLRRPPGREAYPGDVFYLHSRLLERAAKIIESDKIAATMNDLPESIKHLVKGGGSLTALPIIETQAGDVSAYIPTNVISITDGQIFLESNLFNAGIRPAINVGISVSRVGGNAQIKAMKKIAGTLKLDQAQYRELEAFAKFGSDLDAATLAIINKGVKNVEILKQNQYSPMKVEEQIAIIYCGTKGLLSDVPVKKVKEFEEDYLEILRLKHKEILHELSKGVVTDEITKTLEDVAEETLNKYRE
- a CDS encoding ketoacyl-ACP synthase III, which encodes MNKINATITGIEAYVPEYILNNKELETMVDTSEEWILTRTGIIERHILKGEGKGTSDMAEIAVKKLLKKTNTSPDEVELLICSTVTPDMLFPATANIISDKVGIKNAFSFDMNAACSGFIYALITASKYIESGQFKKVIVVGADKMSSIVDYQDRQTCVIFGDGAGAVLLEPGTNGYGIIDNIFQVDGTGRKYLHQKAGGSVKPSSHETVDAREHYIYQEGQPVFKFAVSKMADVSVEIMQKNNIKPDELTWLVPHQANLRIIEAVARRMGIKKEQVMINIYKYGNTTNATIPLCLWEWEDKLKKGDNIVLAAFGGGFTWGSIYLKWAYNK
- the rpmF gene encoding 50S ribosomal protein L32; translation: MAHPKRKISKQRRNKRRTHYKATVPTLAICSNCNATVLYHRVCPECGYYRGKPAIEKQVAV
- a CDS encoding AtpZ/AtpI family protein produces the protein MKKKENYKHEKEKKQLSNSVKYSSIAFQMIAIILLSVFGGIKLDEYLSWDYPVFTAVFSILGVFIAMYYAIKDFLK
- a CDS encoding polymer-forming cytoskeletal protein — translated: MAKINETETKTINLIGTGTMISGDINSNGDIRIDGGLKGNLITKGKVVVGQTGSINGEVDCKNADISGKIEGKIKVSELLSLKLTANIFGDIITNKLSIEPGANFSGSCNMKDNTPTPLSEEKRKL
- the plsX gene encoding phosphate acyltransferase PlsX, which encodes MKIGVDIMGGDFAPEATVLGAIMAYEKLPENIKMVLIGDEEKIVNILKKEKAESLDFEIVPTSEVIGMGEHPAKTYAKKTDSSIVKGFKLLASKKIDGFASAGNTGAMLVGAMFTIKSIPGVIRPCISGILPQENGNFTLILDVGINPDCRPDILYQYAVLGSVYAENVYNIKNPKIGLLNIGSEEEKGSLLTKATYELMKDTKDFNFIGNVEGNDIFNYDKVNVIICDGFTGNVVLKEAEAFYSSIKKRGISDEYFDRFNFENYGGTPILGINSVVTIGHGISNSVAIKNLIIHTKDIVEAKLSEKIKEYFI
- the atpB gene encoding F0F1 ATP synthase subunit A, with the protein product MFGNIIKVIFIVLFLSGSTFLYASEGHKDKKEDTHHTEKFDPGSFIIEHIGDSYEWHITTIGETHITVPLLILVYSNNSGFNVFFSNRFHHGHSSYKNFSIAQEGTDKGRIIETLEDGTIQKPIDISITKNVAAIFVSIIILLWIFISIANKYKKNVNKAPSGFQNLFEPIILFVRDDIAKPAIGEKKYEKFLPFLLSVFFFIWINNMLGLIPIFPFGANITGNIAVTFVLAFFTFIIITINGNKVYWKHIFNTPGVPWWLKIPLPLMPFIELLGMLTKPFVLMVRLFANISAGHIITMGFFSLIFVFGNISVYSGYGISVLSVAFTIFMTFLELLVAFIQAYVFTLLSALYFGMAVEEHH
- the atpE gene encoding ATP synthase F0 subunit C translates to MTLSIILQAIANIAFAKVGAAIGAGIGVLGAAYGIGSIGSSALEAIARQPEAAGDIRTNMIIAAALIEGVAFFAIVVCLLIALG
- the atpH gene encoding ATP synthase F1 subunit delta — translated: MNDSKITVRYAKALFSLAKEKQLLDDIKKDMTLVYSVCNDIDEFSLLLESPVIKPSKKLSIINTIFKNKINDISLSFLKLVIKNRRDNYLKLISLNFIDFYKKSKGIKTVVLTSAVELDKDLKTKIIDQIKKSLKTEIELSEKVDKDILGGFILRIEDKQIDASISTKLKNIKQKLINTSIDK